A genomic region of Aspergillus oryzae RIB40 DNA, chromosome 1 contains the following coding sequences:
- a CDS encoding putative short-chain dehydrogenase/reductase family protein (dehydrogenases with different specificities (related to short-chain alcohol dehydrogenases)) — MATPTGRLQDKNAIITGAAGGIGLETSILFAREGANVLMADISAPALEKALAKVKEVVPNAPRVETFKCDVSKESEVQAMVESQDSWGGTDVIFNNAGIMHADDADAVDTPEKIWDLTQNINVKGVWFGCKHAVLSLRRHKKTKGSIINTASVVALVGSATPQLAYTASKGAVLALTRELAIVHAREGFRFNALCPAPLNTPLLQDWLGDDKPKRFRREVHFPTGRFGEAIEQAHAVVFLASDESSFVNGHDFVVDGGMSKAYVTPEGPATPAPKNLGH, encoded by the exons ATGGCTACTCCAACAGGCCGTCTTCAAGACAAGAATGCTATAATCACTGGTGCTGCAGG AGGGATCGGTCTCGAGACTAGTATCCTCTTCGCCCGCGAAGGTGCCAATGTCCTCATGGCCGACATCTCTGCTCCTGCCCTCGAGAAAGCCCTCGCCAAAGTGAAGGAGGTTGTCCCCAATGCCCCACGGGTTGAAACTTTCAAGTGCGATGTTTCCAAGGAGTCCGAGGTACAAGCGATGGTGGAATCTCAAGACAGCTGGGGCGGAACTGACGTGATCTTCAATAACGCTGGTATTATGCATGCTGACGATGCCGACGCCGTGGACACGCCAGAGAAGATTTGGGATTTGACACAGAACATTAATGTGAAGGGGGTGTGGTTTGGATGCAAGCACGCCGTGCTCAGTCTCCGTCGTCATAAGAAGACCAAGGGTAGCATTATCAACACTGCTAGTGTAGTTGCCTTAGTGGGTAGTGCCACTCCTCAGCTGGCTTACACTGCCAGCAAGGGCGCGGTGCTGGCCCTGACCCGTGAACTAGCCATTGTGCATGCTCGGGAGGGATTCCGCTTCAATGCACTGTGCCCCGCCCCGCTAAA CACCCCGCTCTTGCAGGACTGGCTAGGCGATGATAAGCCTAAGCGGTTCCGTCGTGAGGTGCATTTCCCGACCGGACGGTTCGGCGAGGCAATCGAGCAAGCGCATGCAGTCGTTTTCCTTGCTAGCGACGAAAGCAGCTTCGTCAACGGTCACGACTTTGTTGTTGACGGTGGAATGTCGAAG GCATACGTCACCCCCGAGGGACCAGCCACCCCTGCTCCCAAGAACTTGGGTCACTAA
- a CDS encoding uncharacterized protein (predicted protein) translates to MEAWTAWKTPWTKVYDTTALLEGAKLDDASPLVVDLGGNTGTDISYVLAKHPDIPAGSLVLQDLPEVIANVHVDKKITAMVHDFFLPQPVKGSRAYFLHAVLHDWPDDKAKQLLVNTRNAMVKGYSKLLIYDIVLPPIGASISQTTMDVEMMSLLSASERTQDAWENLLTDAGFKIINFWPDPQEYEMIIEAEIA, encoded by the exons ATGGAAGCCTGGACGGCATGGAAGACCCCATGGACTAAGGTTTACGATACAACCGCCCTACTCGAAGGTGCCAAGCTGGACGATGCTTCTCCATTAGTGGTTGATCTTGGTGGAAACACCGGGACGGACATCTCGTACGTCCTTGCTAAGCATCCCGACATCCCTGCTGGATCGCTAGTTTTGCAAGATCTTCCAGAGGTGATTGCCAATGTTCATGTCGATAAGAAGATCACGGCTATGGTTCATGACTTTTTCTTACCCCAACCTGTGAAAG GGAGCCGTGCTTACTTTCTGCACGCCGTTCTCCATGACTGGCCAGATGACAAAGCGAAGCAACTGCTCGTGAACACCAGAAACGCCATGGTAAAAGGCTACTCCAAACTCCTCATCTATGACATCGTTCTTCCGCCAATAGGAGCAAGCATCAGCCAAACCACAATGGACGTAGAGATGATGTCGTTACTGTCAGCTTCCGAACGGACGCAAGATGCATGGGAGAATCTGTTAACCGATGCTGGTTTCAAGATTATCAACTTTTGGCCTGACCCTCAAGAGTATGAGATGATCATCGAAGCCGAGATCGCGTAG
- a CDS encoding uncharacterized protein (predicted protein) — MRSQILETIAALDAINPEAFGGTEVERLQVRAAARRLLARLETPYERAWGFCFEHPVVFAALQICINVGLWKSWTSAGGGEKSIHELVEFTTPTVDTNLLRRLFRLLAAFNVVEESAEDTFKPTAFSYAIGDESTKVRASLQAA; from the exons ATGCGGTCTCAGATCTTAGAAACTATTGCTGCTCTGGATGCAATTAATCCTGAGGCATTTGGCGGAACCGAAGTGGAACGCCTACAAGTGCGCGCTGCAGCACGTCGACTGCTCGCCCGATTGGAAACACCCTATGAGCGCGCCTGGGGCTTCTGCTTCGAACATCCGGTTGTCTTTGCCGCTCTGCAGATATGCATCAACGTGGGCCTTTGGAAATCTTGGACAAGCGCTGGAGGGGGTGAGAAGTCTATCCACGAGTTGGTAGAATTCACTACTCCCACCGTTGATACAAACCTGTTGC GACGGCTCTTCCGCTTGCTAGCAGCTTTCAACGTGGTTGAGGAATCAGCGGAAGACACATTCAAACCGACTGCGTTCTCGTACGCTATCGGCGACGAGAGCACCAAGGTCCGCGCCTCTCTTCAAGCAGCGTAA
- a CDS encoding uncharacterized protein (predicted protein) codes for MSAYGGLGPMTNAVLWVEVVVFAVFAGLRLYTRKHLLNAVGLDDYLVVLALILHILYTIFVSIATHYGLGRLFADVGDPVIYSKATMYEVFSQVAGIMVIGVGKGAVGTFLLRIVRNKIQIWFIWGCLGITTFITLFASITVVVQCFPVQKTWNPTLEGTCWLDFSKVGYTVGSWFVAADFSFAILPWFIIWDLNMKQKEKITVACGLSLGIFAGVCGIVRTVALSGLNASEYIYDTVPMLIWSATESCVTIMCSSIPVLRPLYVRVRYGTKDEGSSGNTSYKLPLYGSGRKYGRLSKSGLDPSAVETIGGSLRAPAGDYHKSNISNEHILPGAAGIERTDEISVSYEAVEKKV; via the exons ATGAGCGCATACGGAGGTTTAGGGCCCATGACAAATGCGGTCCTTTGGGTGGAGGTCGTGGTCTTTGCTGTCTTCGCAGGGCTCAGGCTCTATACGCGAAAACACCTTCTGAATGCGGTCGGCCTTGATGATTATCTAGTTGTACTTGCGTTG ATTCTTCACATCCTTTACACCATTTTTGTCAGCATCGCAACCCACTACGGTCTAGGGCGACTGTTTGCTGATGTCGGTGACCCGGTTATCTATTCCAAAGCCACCATGTATGAAGTGTTCAGCCAGGTGGCTGGTATCATGGTCATTGGTGTAGGTAAAGGAGCCGTTGgcaccttccttcttcgaatcGTGCGAAACAAAATTCAGATTTGGTTTATCTGGGGATGTCTTGGGATCACCACTTTTATCACTCTGTTCGCCAGCATCACTGTTGTGGTACAGTGCTTTCCAGTCCAGAAGACTTGGAACCCAACTCTAGAAGGAACGTGTTGGCTCGACTTTTCTAAAGTGGGTTACACGGTTGGTT CGTGGTTCGTCGCGGCCGACTTCTCCTTCGCGATTCTTCCATGGTTCATCATCTGGGATCTCAACATGAAgcaaaaggagaagatcaccgTTGCCTGCGGTCTCAGCCTTGGAATCTT TGCTGGAGTATGTGGCATCGTTCGCACTGTAGCCCTGTCCGGCCTGAATGCATCTGAGTACATCT ATGATACCGTGCCAATGCTCATCTGGTCCGCAACCGAAAGTTGCGTGACGATCATGTGCTCGTCCATTCCCGTCCTCCGTCCTCTCTACGTTCGCGTTAGGTACGGCACGAAGGATGAAGGCAGCTCTGGCAACACTTCCTACAAACTGCCATTGTACGGCAGCGGTCGCAAGTACGGCAGACTTTCGAAATCCGGCCTTGACCCTTCCGCCGTCGAAACGATCGGCGGTTCCCTTCGGGCACCTGCTGGAGATTATCACAAAAGCAATATCAGCAACGAGCATATCCTTCCGGGCGCTGCAGGCATCGAAAGGACGGACGAGATTTCAGTCAGCTACGAGGCAGTCGAGAAGAAAGTCTAG